One Megalops cyprinoides isolate fMegCyp1 chromosome 4, fMegCyp1.pri, whole genome shotgun sequence genomic window carries:
- the nipsnap1 gene encoding protein NipSnap homolog 1 — protein sequence MAATWCLKLGKRQQPLFKNSFQLLLLQRGFSEKNDKNWFRSLFVHKVDPRKDAHSNLLSKKETSNLYKMQFHNVKPECLEAYNSLSAEVQNRLHCDKDYPCEVVGSWNTWYGEQDQAVHLWRYSGGYPALTECLNKLKQNKEYLEFRKERSKMLISRRNQLLLEFSFWNEPAPRSGPNIYEMRTYRLKPGTMIEWGNHWARAIKHRQENQEAVGGFFTQIGDLYVVHHLWAYKDLQSREDTRSAAWQKPGWDSAVYYTVPLIRSMESRIMIPLKSSPLQ from the exons AggtttttcagagaaaaacgACAAGAACTGGTTCCGATCCCTTTTTGTGCACAAAGTTGACCCCAGGAAAGATGCCCATTCCAACCTGCTGTCAAAGAAAGAGACTAGCAACTtgtataaaatgcagt TTCACAATGTAAAGCCGGAGTGCCTGGAGGCCTATAATAGCCTGTC GGCAGAAGTGCAGAACCGTCTTCACTGTGACAAGGACTACCCGTGTGAAGTTGTAGGAAGCTGGAACACTTGGTATGGAGAGCAAGACCAGGCTG TGCACCTCTGGCGGTACTCAGGTGGCTACCCAGCCTTGACTGAGTGCTTAAACAAGCTGAAGCAGAATAAG GAGTACCTGGAGTTCCGTAAGGAAAGGAGCAAGATGCTGATCTCACGACGGAACCAGCTTCTCCTTGAGTTTAGTTTCTGGAATGAACCTGCACCCAGAAGTGGACCCAACATCTATGAAATGCGCACCTACAGACTCAAG CCAGGGACAATGATTGAATGGGGTAATCATTG gGCACGTGCCATCAAGCACCGTCAAGAAAACCAGGAAGCAGTTGGTGGATTCTTCACACAGATCGGAGATTTGTATGTCGTCCACCACTTGTGGG CGTATAAGGATCTGCAGTCCAGAGAGGACACACGTAGCGCTGCTTGGCAGAAGCCGGGCTGGGATTCGGCTGTGTATTACactg TGCCATTGATCCGAAGCATGGAGTCCAGAATCATGATCCCCCTGAAGAGCTCGCCTCTGCAGTAA